One window from the genome of Sphingomicrobium arenosum encodes:
- a CDS encoding sigma-54-dependent transcriptional regulator, whose translation MREPTVRSLLLLDSDADERRIVSTVAQRADWMVVGAADIETATGLLQGPHGREVRAAILSSWDGATGPAFLEALREERPDLPVIVLADAGSVELAVDAMRAGASDYLSKPVAPERLLEALNTHADRRRPGGELAPLSEKLDVELSLEQLVGAAPQFRSALAVAAKAARNRLPVLVVGEPGTGKESFARAIHQASLRARGPLVTLDAKLVSEKSIESELFGHVAGAFPGAFSEKTGRLVEANEGTLLIKNIARLPLETQNALDRTLATGEVRPVGCNGSSSVDVRLIATSNRPLPAEFDARLKERVENTVVILPSLRERSSDIPALARHFLARIAEQPGMRPLSIGNDALAVLMRYGWPGNLRQLGSVLFRAAVACEGNSLTADDFPHIAIQSRFTGRKSDARTELSKASSDQALAGAGPVTIFDEDGHIRTLSDIEADLIRLAIGHYRGRMTEVARRLGIGRSTLYRKLGDLGIDTAA comes from the coding sequence ATGCGCGAACCCACGGTGCGATCGCTGCTGTTGCTCGATTCGGATGCCGATGAACGTCGCATCGTTTCGACGGTTGCCCAGCGCGCCGACTGGATGGTGGTGGGCGCCGCCGATATCGAGACCGCGACCGGCCTCCTTCAGGGGCCGCATGGTCGCGAGGTGCGCGCCGCGATCCTGTCGAGCTGGGACGGTGCGACCGGTCCGGCCTTCCTCGAAGCGCTGCGCGAGGAGCGCCCCGACCTGCCCGTGATCGTGCTTGCCGATGCGGGCTCGGTCGAACTGGCGGTCGATGCGATGCGCGCCGGGGCGTCCGATTATCTGTCCAAGCCCGTTGCGCCCGAACGCCTCCTGGAAGCCTTGAATACCCATGCCGACCGCCGCCGCCCCGGCGGCGAGCTCGCGCCCTTGTCGGAAAAGCTCGACGTCGAACTGAGCCTCGAGCAGCTGGTCGGCGCCGCGCCGCAATTCCGCTCGGCGCTCGCGGTCGCGGCCAAGGCGGCACGCAACCGCCTGCCCGTGCTGGTCGTCGGCGAGCCCGGCACCGGCAAGGAAAGTTTCGCCCGCGCCATCCACCAGGCCAGCCTTCGCGCGCGCGGCCCGCTGGTGACGCTCGATGCCAAGCTCGTCAGCGAAAAGTCGATCGAGAGCGAATTATTCGGCCATGTCGCGGGCGCCTTTCCGGGCGCTTTTTCCGAAAAGACCGGGCGCCTCGTCGAGGCCAATGAAGGCACCCTCCTGATCAAGAACATCGCCCGCCTGCCGCTCGAAACGCAAAATGCGCTCGATCGGACGCTGGCGACGGGTGAAGTCCGGCCGGTCGGCTGCAACGGCTCGTCGAGCGTCGACGTACGCCTCATCGCCACGTCCAACCGACCCCTGCCCGCCGAATTCGACGCGCGGCTGAAGGAGCGGGTGGAGAATACCGTCGTCATCCTGCCGTCGCTGCGCGAGCGCTCGTCCGACATTCCCGCGCTGGCGCGCCACTTCCTCGCGCGCATCGCCGAACAGCCGGGGATGCGCCCGCTGTCGATCGGCAATGACGCGCTCGCCGTGCTGATGCGCTACGGTTGGCCGGGCAATCTGCGCCAGCTGGGCAGCGTCCTGTTCCGTGCCGCGGTGGCTTGCGAGGGCAACAGCCTGACCGCCGATGACTTTCCGCACATCGCCATTCAGTCGCGCTTCACCGGGCGCAAGTCCGACGCGCGCACCGAATTGTCGAAGGCGAGCAGCGATCAGGCGCTGGCGGGCGCGGGCCCCGTCACCATTTTCGACGAGGACGGCCACATCCGAACCCTGTCCGACATTGAGGCCGACCTCATCCGCCTCGCCATCGGCCATTATCGCGGTCGCATGACCGAAGTGGCGCGCCGCCTCGGCATCGGGCGTTCCACGCTCTATCGCAAGCTCGGCGATCTCGGCATCGACACCGCGGCCTGA
- a CDS encoding aa3-type cytochrome c oxidase subunit IV: MADKKYPTATEMDYPAHRATWSHFLSLLKWGIYLTVPIVILVMIIIAN, encoded by the coding sequence ATGGCCGACAAGAAATATCCGACCGCGACCGAAATGGACTATCCCGCGCACCGCGCGACCTGGAGCCATTTCCTCAGCCTGCTCAAATGGGGCATCTACCTGACCGTCCCGATCGTCATCCTCGTGATGATCATCATCGCCAATTGA
- a CDS encoding EAL domain-containing protein: MKGAIRSARQGRAAAPKLFGWTLLLGLVFGLISLGQPLEDLARTLRNNLHPTAASGDIVVVAIDRKGIEDLGAMPWPRSAHAKLIEEANARGADEIYFDLIFAGRSNAAEDKALRDALARHDNVVIAANAASERDTVNDNLRLPHSQFQRAARLASVNSHFNFQTAVWDMNFATRIEGQTFPTFSASLAGVEGSPETTFPIDYSIRLGTIPIISAIDLIEGRVEDEAVRGKKLIVGVTPLELGDQVFIPGEGRRGGVFVHAMGGETLLRGVTVDLGWIPGLLLAAILLGIACFSARARYRFAALATGVIALPALAFAFETHGMMFDIVPGMMALLVAGWVLIYRFYKARGFVNNLTDLPNLAALRAERNGKTRPLIAAKVHNYAEIASTLNAEGEKRLVEQIVARLALGRHQGFKLYQGDEGIFAWFVDGDIAISHHLEALHALFRTPVRIAQQPYDIAISFGVEMGSGRSIASRLGSALVAADEAENEAIKWKYHDPARLQDTPWKLSLLSQLDEAIEKGEVWIALQPKQDLKSKRIVAAEALARWTHPEKGPISPVEFIAAAENNDRITNLTHFVLDEAGKALVQLRKTDPDFSIAVNLSARMLTNHRLVGAVLSMLDRHDLPAEALTLELTETAALAGSGADIELLGQLRAIGVHISIDDYGTGLSTLDYLKKVPASELKIDQSFVKSMRDNRSDLIMVQSTIALAHSLDRKVVAEGVEDRQVLEQLAMLDCDLAQGFAIGRPMTLEEMRRRLEREKKRRVA; this comes from the coding sequence ATGAAGGGCGCGATCAGGAGCGCAAGACAGGGACGAGCCGCAGCCCCCAAGCTGTTCGGCTGGACCCTCCTGCTCGGCCTCGTCTTCGGGTTGATCAGTCTCGGCCAGCCGCTCGAGGACCTCGCGCGCACGCTGCGCAACAACCTCCACCCCACCGCGGCGAGCGGCGACATCGTCGTCGTCGCCATCGACCGCAAGGGGATCGAGGATCTCGGCGCCATGCCCTGGCCGCGCTCGGCGCATGCCAAGCTGATCGAGGAGGCCAATGCGCGCGGCGCCGATGAAATCTATTTCGATCTCATCTTCGCAGGCCGCAGCAATGCTGCCGAAGACAAGGCGCTGCGCGATGCGCTGGCGCGGCACGACAATGTCGTCATCGCCGCCAATGCCGCCTCCGAACGCGACACGGTCAACGACAATCTGCGCTTGCCCCATTCGCAATTCCAGCGCGCCGCCCGGCTCGCCTCGGTTAATTCGCACTTCAATTTCCAGACCGCCGTCTGGGACATGAATTTCGCGACCCGCATCGAGGGACAGACCTTCCCGACCTTCTCGGCCAGTCTCGCGGGGGTAGAGGGTAGCCCCGAGACGACCTTCCCGATCGATTATTCGATCCGCCTCGGCACCATTCCGATCATCAGCGCGATCGACCTGATCGAGGGCCGCGTCGAGGACGAGGCCGTGCGCGGCAAGAAGCTGATCGTCGGCGTCACGCCGCTCGAACTGGGCGATCAGGTCTTCATTCCGGGCGAAGGACGCCGCGGTGGCGTGTTCGTCCATGCCATGGGCGGCGAGACGTTGCTGCGCGGCGTGACGGTCGATCTCGGCTGGATCCCCGGGTTGCTGCTCGCCGCGATCCTGCTGGGGATCGCCTGTTTCAGCGCGCGCGCCCGCTATCGCTTCGCTGCCTTGGCGACCGGCGTCATCGCCCTGCCCGCGCTCGCCTTCGCCTTTGAAACGCATGGCATGATGTTCGACATCGTGCCGGGCATGATGGCGCTGCTCGTCGCGGGGTGGGTGCTGATCTATCGCTTCTACAAGGCGCGCGGGTTCGTGAACAACCTCACCGACCTGCCCAACCTCGCCGCGCTGCGCGCCGAGCGCAACGGCAAGACACGGCCCCTGATCGCCGCCAAGGTCCACAATTATGCCGAGATCGCCTCGACGCTGAACGCCGAGGGCGAAAAGCGCCTCGTCGAACAGATTGTCGCGCGCCTCGCGCTGGGGCGGCACCAGGGGTTCAAGCTCTACCAGGGCGATGAAGGCATCTTCGCCTGGTTCGTCGATGGCGACATCGCCATCTCGCACCATCTCGAGGCGCTTCATGCGCTGTTCCGTACCCCGGTGCGCATCGCCCAACAGCCCTATGACATCGCCATCAGCTTCGGCGTCGAAATGGGTTCGGGCCGCAGCATCGCCAGCCGCCTCGGCTCGGCACTGGTGGCCGCCGACGAGGCGGAGAACGAAGCGATCAAGTGGAAATACCATGATCCCGCGCGCCTCCAGGATACGCCGTGGAAGCTCTCGCTCCTCAGCCAACTCGACGAGGCGATCGAGAAGGGCGAGGTGTGGATCGCGCTCCAGCCCAAGCAGGACCTGAAGAGCAAGCGCATCGTCGCGGCCGAGGCGCTGGCGCGCTGGACCCACCCCGAGAAGGGGCCGATCAGCCCGGTCGAGTTCATCGCCGCGGCAGAGAATAACGATCGCATCACCAACCTCACCCACTTCGTCCTCGACGAGGCGGGCAAGGCGCTGGTGCAATTGCGCAAGACCGACCCCGATTTCTCGATCGCGGTCAACCTGTCGGCGCGAATGCTGACCAATCACCGCCTCGTCGGCGCGGTGCTGTCGATGCTCGACCGCCACGACTTGCCCGCCGAGGCGCTGACGCTGGAGCTGACCGAAACCGCCGCGCTGGCGGGGTCGGGCGCCGATATCGAACTGCTCGGCCAGCTGCGCGCCATCGGCGTGCATATCTCGATCGACGATTATGGCACGGGTCTGTCGACGCTCGACTATCTCAAGAAGGTGCCGGCCAGCGAGCTCAAGATCGACCAGAGCTTCGTCAAGTCGATGCGCGACAATCGCTCCGACCTCATCATGGTGCAATCGACCATCGCGCTGGCCCATTCGCTCGACCGCAAGGTGGTCGCCGAAGGGGTCGAGGACCGACAGGTGCTCGAACAGCTCGCCATGCTCGACTGCGACCTGGCGCAGGGTTTTGCCATCGGCCGCCCGATGACGCTCGAGGAAATGCGCCGCCGCCTCGAGCGCGAGAAGAAGCGCCGCGTCGCCTGA
- a CDS encoding NAD(P) transhydrogenase subunit alpha yields the protein MKLAVLKEGAGEPRVAAIPETVKKLAAKGYDILIEAGAGTRAGIGDDAYEAAGARIVTRQDAVTKGDVLLTVMGPDPSELKGAKKGAVLLGALSPATRGAEIGGYAGLGLEALAMEWMPRITRAQSMDILSSQSNLAGYKAVVDAASLFERAFPMMMTAAGTVSPAKVFVMGVGVAGLQAIATAKRMGAQVSATDVRSATKEQIQSLGAKPIFVEAVEGIEGEGAGGYAGETSEEYKKAQAELVSDHIGKQDIVITTALIPGRPAPRLISDTQLKTMKPGSVIVDLAAEAGGNVEGCVAGETVERHGVKIVGAVQLARTLAGDAAALFSRNLANFLLAYTVGSDDESAGDSPAQDGRLLLPDEDELVAGIRLTKGGEIVHERLRAMG from the coding sequence ATGAAGCTCGCGGTCCTCAAGGAAGGCGCGGGCGAGCCCCGCGTCGCCGCCATCCCCGAAACGGTCAAGAAACTGGCCGCCAAGGGATATGACATCCTCATCGAGGCGGGCGCCGGGACGCGCGCCGGGATCGGGGATGACGCCTATGAAGCGGCGGGCGCGAGGATCGTGACACGGCAGGATGCTGTCACCAAGGGGGACGTGCTCCTCACCGTGATGGGGCCCGACCCGTCCGAATTGAAGGGCGCCAAGAAGGGCGCCGTGCTGCTGGGCGCATTGTCGCCCGCCACGCGCGGGGCCGAGATCGGCGGCTATGCCGGGCTCGGGCTGGAAGCGCTGGCGATGGAGTGGATGCCGCGCATCACCCGCGCGCAGTCGATGGACATTCTCTCCTCGCAGTCGAACCTCGCGGGCTACAAGGCAGTGGTCGACGCCGCCTCGCTCTTCGAGCGCGCCTTCCCGATGATGATGACTGCGGCGGGCACGGTGAGCCCGGCGAAGGTCTTTGTGATGGGGGTGGGCGTCGCCGGCCTCCAGGCGATCGCCACCGCCAAGCGCATGGGCGCGCAGGTCAGCGCCACCGACGTGCGCTCGGCCACCAAGGAACAGATCCAGTCGCTGGGCGCCAAGCCGATCTTCGTCGAGGCGGTCGAGGGCATCGAGGGCGAGGGCGCGGGCGGCTATGCCGGCGAGACCTCCGAGGAATATAAGAAAGCGCAGGCCGAACTGGTCTCGGACCATATCGGCAAGCAGGACATCGTCATCACCACAGCGCTCATTCCCGGGCGTCCCGCGCCGCGGCTGATCAGCGATACACAGCTCAAGACCATGAAGCCGGGCAGCGTGATCGTCGACCTTGCCGCCGAAGCGGGCGGCAATGTCGAAGGCTGCGTGGCGGGCGAGACGGTCGAGCGCCACGGGGTGAAGATCGTCGGCGCGGTGCAATTGGCGCGCACTTTGGCGGGCGATGCCGCTGCGCTCTTCTCGCGCAACCTCGCCAATTTCCTGCTCGCCTACACGGTGGGATCGGACGACGAATCGGCGGGTGATTCGCCCGCGCAAGACGGCCGGTTGCTCCTCCCGGACGAGGACGAATTGGTGGCCGGGATCCGGCTCACGAAGGGCGGCGAGATCGTCCACGAGCGCCTCCGCGCCATGGGTTGA